Proteins from a genomic interval of Planctomycetia bacterium:
- a CDS encoding glycoside hydrolase family 97 protein: protein MRDALRLLSRQCRSWEGRLAGFVLAVACQCVVQSGVSAATPLTARSPNGRNEIQLQVVDGKLAYEVRRDGEPIIEPSLIDPVISPNGGLGSGTELVEAQRGAIDQESPLSWDRSKTLHDHCTYVVANCQNAASATWQVELRAYDDGVAFRYRIPRQPEAKQIELLREQTEFNVAGAPNALCNTLDGFRTSHESLYEFQPLSQVPTGRLIDCPMLLVWPSGQAAAITEARVRHFAGMYLDRPASDKSLLRSRLSPSFHRDDAAVITDETLESPWRVILLADTAGALLESNLLLCLNDPPQGDFAWARPGKTTFDWWAGEFELDYQLPHVTETFVNRHKKYIDFCAQHGIAYHMLAGDGRPWYPQTSTNYAAPSPDADVRKQRPELDLPAIFAYARERGVGIRLWVHWQPLSTHLEEAFTLYEQWGVAGLMVDFLDRDDQEMIEFTERLLESAARHKLNIQVHGSSKFSGEQRTFPNLFNREGVLNLEYLKWGALCTPDHNVNVAYTRGLAGPVDYHLGGFRSVSRAAFKPEVLSPVVLGTRCHHMALYLVYENPMPMLADRPDHYEGQPGFDFLCKMPSTWDETRFVAGEPGQYVVLARRSGKSWFLGGITNWTPRTLDVPLTFLGEGEFTLSLNADGSMDEEQPNKITESQQSATATTTLKVSLAPGGGFIGRLAPQ from the coding sequence ATGCGTGATGCGCTCCGCTTGCTAAGTCGTCAATGTCGATCCTGGGAAGGCCGCCTCGCAGGTTTCGTGCTAGCCGTCGCCTGCCAATGTGTCGTTCAATCGGGCGTCTCCGCTGCGACGCCGCTGACAGCGCGTTCGCCGAACGGCCGTAACGAAATTCAACTTCAAGTCGTCGACGGTAAGTTGGCCTACGAAGTGCGGCGCGACGGTGAGCCAATCATCGAACCCTCGCTCATTGATCCCGTCATTTCGCCGAACGGCGGACTCGGGTCGGGCACCGAACTGGTCGAAGCGCAGCGCGGCGCCATCGACCAAGAATCGCCCTTGAGTTGGGATCGATCGAAAACGCTGCACGACCATTGCACTTATGTCGTGGCGAACTGCCAAAACGCCGCCAGCGCGACTTGGCAGGTCGAACTCCGCGCGTACGACGATGGCGTGGCGTTCCGCTACCGCATTCCCCGGCAACCCGAGGCAAAACAAATTGAATTGCTGCGCGAACAAACCGAGTTCAATGTGGCCGGCGCACCCAACGCCCTCTGCAACACCCTAGACGGATTCCGCACTTCGCACGAATCCCTCTATGAATTCCAGCCACTTTCCCAAGTGCCGACCGGTCGCCTCATCGACTGCCCCATGCTGCTGGTCTGGCCCAGCGGTCAAGCCGCCGCCATCACCGAAGCCCGCGTCCGTCATTTCGCCGGCATGTATCTCGATCGTCCGGCGAGCGACAAGTCGTTGCTTCGTTCACGACTTTCGCCTTCCTTCCATCGCGACGATGCCGCCGTCATCACCGACGAAACTCTGGAAAGCCCCTGGCGCGTCATCCTGCTAGCAGATACGGCCGGCGCACTCCTCGAAAGCAACCTGCTCTTATGCCTTAACGATCCGCCCCAAGGCGATTTCGCTTGGGCACGCCCCGGCAAGACGACCTTTGACTGGTGGGCGGGCGAATTCGAACTCGACTACCAACTCCCACACGTGACCGAAACCTTCGTCAACCGGCACAAAAAATACATCGACTTCTGCGCCCAGCATGGCATCGCCTACCACATGCTCGCTGGCGACGGTCGGCCATGGTATCCGCAAACCAGCACTAACTACGCCGCCCCCAGCCCGGACGCGGATGTCCGTAAGCAACGTCCCGAGCTCGATTTGCCCGCCATCTTCGCCTACGCGCGCGAGCGCGGCGTGGGCATTCGACTATGGGTGCATTGGCAACCGCTCAGCACGCATCTCGAAGAGGCGTTCACGCTCTACGAGCAATGGGGCGTCGCCGGCCTGATGGTCGATTTCCTCGATCGCGACGATCAGGAGATGATCGAATTCACGGAGCGGCTGCTGGAAAGCGCTGCGCGCCACAAACTCAACATTCAGGTCCACGGCTCATCGAAATTCAGCGGCGAGCAGCGCACTTTCCCGAACTTGTTCAATCGCGAAGGCGTGCTCAACCTGGAGTACTTGAAGTGGGGCGCGCTCTGCACGCCCGACCATAACGTCAACGTCGCTTACACGCGCGGACTGGCAGGCCCCGTCGACTACCACCTCGGCGGCTTCCGCTCCGTCTCGCGCGCCGCCTTCAAGCCTGAGGTGCTCTCGCCGGTCGTATTGGGCACGCGCTGCCATCACATGGCACTCTATCTGGTCTACGAGAACCCGATGCCGATGCTCGCGGATCGCCCCGACCACTACGAAGGTCAGCCCGGGTTCGACTTCCTCTGCAAAATGCCGTCGACTTGGGATGAAACGCGCTTCGTCGCCGGCGAACCTGGTCAATACGTCGTCCTGGCCCGGCGAAGCGGGAAGTCGTGGTTCCTCGGCGGTATCACGAACTGGACGCCGCGCACGTTGGACGTACCGCTGACGTTCCTCGGTGAGGGCGAATTCACTCTGTCGCTCAACGCCGACGGCTCCATGGACGAGGAACAACCCAACAAGATCACCGAATCGCAACAATCAGCCACCGCCACTACCACACTCAAAGTATCCCTCGCCCCCGGCGGCGGTTTTATCGGCCGCCTGGCGCCGCAGTGA